One stretch of Miscanthus floridulus cultivar M001 chromosome 18, ASM1932011v1, whole genome shotgun sequence DNA includes these proteins:
- the LOC136520079 gene encoding uncharacterized protein isoform X2, whose protein sequence is MGSGNLIVKKVVKHSSFDLDIQLDKSWMEDVTCPICLDYPHNAVLLRCTSYERGCRPFVCDTDQTRSNCLERFKFASELPSNAKVSSLAVPPLDSIIHIVPSNANNRPSCPLCRGDVIGWIVIGEARLHLNQKKRCCEEDCCSFVGNFNELQKHTQQKHPDSRPSEIDPARQVDWENFQQSSDIVDVLSTIHAQVPNGIVLGDYVIEYGDDDTGEDYEVFRSVRTNWWSCIFCKAFSRSSRSRRRARARERRGSGRRNGNQANLENFNLEVPTQSVELREIRFDEIDDEYIVTGAIPSIAAPGRMASFHYRHA, encoded by the coding sequence ATGGGTTCAGGCAACTTGATCGTGAAGAAGGTGGTAAAGCACAGCTCCTTTGATCTGGACATACAGCTTGATAAGAGTTGGATGGAGGACGTTACCTGCCCGATCTGCCTTGATTACCCTCACAATGCAGTGCTACTGAGATGCACGTCTTATGAGAGAGGCTGCAGGCCGTTTGTTTGTGATACAGACCAGACCCGCTCAAACTGTCTTGAGAGATTTAAGTTTGCATCTGAACTGCCTTCCAATGCGAAAGTTTCATCCTTAGCTGTGCCTCCTCTTGATAGCATTATTCATATTGTGCCGTCTAATGCAAACAACCGTCCCAGTTGCCCCTTGTGTAGAGGTGATGTTATTGGGTGGATTGTTATTGGTGAGGCTCGGCTGCATCTTAATCAGAAGAAAAGGTGCTGTGAAGAGGATTGCTGCTCGTTTGTTGGTAACTTCAATGAGCTTCAGAAGCACACGCAACAAAAGCATCCTGATTCACGCCCTTCAGAGATTGATCCTGCTAGGCAAGTTGATTGGGAGAATTTCCAGCAGTCTTCTGATATTGTAGATGTCTTGAGCACAATACATGCACAAGTTCCTAATGGGATTGTTCTGGGAGACTATGTGATTGAGTATGGGGATGATGACACTGGTGAGGACTATGAAGTTTTCCGCAGTGTCAGGACGAACTGGTGGTCATGTATATTCTGCAAGGCGTTTTCAAGATCTTCAAGAAGTCGtagaagagcaagagcaagggaAAGAAGAGGCAGTGGAAGGAGGAATGGGAACCAGGCTAATCTGGAAAATTTTAATCTTGAGGTTCCAACACAATCTGTTGAGTTAAGGGAAATTAGatttgatgaaattgatgatgaatACATAGTCACAGGGGCCATTCCTAGTATCGCAGCACCGGGGAGAATGGCTAGTTTCCATTACAGGCATGCATAA
- the LOC136524527 gene encoding uncharacterized protein yields MEALPTPETETEGANVLKRNSDDVGWEYGVLVDPANKNKVKCKLCDKVMQGGIYRLKQHVAHEGKNVTKCKAKTLEALEAKEKFKKTLNDAKRKREEKTVRELELREEVNVSRVGGGESEEVTCIGSSEPHKLGSIDKWTRAIDPKATKSKSLTQQKLNKELWKERTHEVHKYIARWVYTHGNFLFSVYISECIRCYYGCTEH; encoded by the coding sequence ATGGAAGCTTTACCTACACCAGAAACTGAAACTGAGGGAGCGAATGTCCTGAAAAGGAATTCGGATGATGTCGGATGGGAATATGGGGTTCTTGTTGATCCTGCCAACAAGAACAAGGTGAAGTGCAAACTCTGTGACAAGGTGATGCAAGGAGGGATTTATCGGTTGAAGCAGCATGTGGCCCATGAAGGAAAGAATGTGACAAAATGCAAGGCCAAAACACTAGAGGCTCTGGAGGCTAAAGAGAAGTTCAAGAAAACACTAAATGATGCAAAAAGAAAGAGGGAGGAGAAGACTGTTCGTGAGCTAGAACTTAGAGAGGAAGTGAATGTTTCTCGAGTTGGAGGTGGAGAGTCAGAGGAAGTCACTTGTATTGGAAGTTCCGAGCCTCACAAATTAGGATCCATTGACAAATGGACACGTGCTATTGATCCTAAAGCAACCAAATCTAAATCTTTGACTCAACAGAAGTTGAATAAGGAACTTTGGAAAGAAAGAACACATGAGGTGCATAAATATATTGCAAGATGGGTCTATACACATGGTAATTTCCTATTCAGTGTTTATATTTCAGAATGCATTAGATGCTATTATGGCTGTACTGAACACTAA
- the LOC136520079 gene encoding uncharacterized protein isoform X1 — MGSGNLIVKKVVKHSSFDLDIQLDKSWMEDVTCPICLDYPHNAVLLRCTSYERGCRPFVCDTDQTRSNCLERFKFASELPSNAKVSSLAVPPLDSIIHIVPSNANNRPSCPLCRGDVIGWIVIGEARLHLNQKKRCCEEDCCSFVGNFNELQKHTQQKHPDSRPSEIDPARQVDWENFQQSSDIVDVLSTIHAQVPNGIVLGDYVIEYGDDDTGEDYEVFRSVRTNWWSCIFCKAFSRSSRSRRRARARERRGSGRRNGNQANLENFNLEVPTQSVELREIRFDEIDDEYIVTGAIPSIAAPGRMASFHYRDTRYGR, encoded by the exons ATGGGTTCAGGCAACTTGATCGTGAAGAAGGTGGTAAAGCACAGCTCCTTTGATCTGGACATACAGCTTGATAAGAGTTGGATGGAGGACGTTACCTGCCCGATCTGCCTTGATTACCCTCACAATGCAGTGCTACTGAGATGCACGTCTTATGAGAGAGGCTGCAGGCCGTTTGTTTGTGATACAGACCAGACCCGCTCAAACTGTCTTGAGAGATTTAAGTTTGCATCTGAACTGCCTTCCAATGCGAAAGTTTCATCCTTAGCTGTGCCTCCTCTTGATAGCATTATTCATATTGTGCCGTCTAATGCAAACAACCGTCCCAGTTGCCCCTTGTGTAGAGGTGATGTTATTGGGTGGATTGTTATTGGTGAGGCTCGGCTGCATCTTAATCAGAAGAAAAGGTGCTGTGAAGAGGATTGCTGCTCGTTTGTTGGTAACTTCAATGAGCTTCAGAAGCACACGCAACAAAAGCATCCTGATTCACGCCCTTCAGAGATTGATCCTGCTAGGCAAGTTGATTGGGAGAATTTCCAGCAGTCTTCTGATATTGTAGATGTCTTGAGCACAATACATGCACAAGTTCCTAATGGGATTGTTCTGGGAGACTATGTGATTGAGTATGGGGATGATGACACTGGTGAGGACTATGAAGTTTTCCGCAGTGTCAGGACGAACTGGTGGTCATGTATATTCTGCAAGGCGTTTTCAAGATCTTCAAGAAGTCGtagaagagcaagagcaagggaAAGAAGAGGCAGTGGAAGGAGGAATGGGAACCAGGCTAATCTGGAAAATTTTAATCTTGAGGTTCCAACACAATCTGTTGAGTTAAGGGAAATTAGatttgatgaaattgatgatgaatACATAGTCACAGGGGCCATTCCTAGTATCGCAGCACCGGGGAGAATGGCTAGTTTCCATTACAG GGATACAAGATATGGACGTTGA